The following proteins are encoded in a genomic region of Glycine max cultivar Williams 82 chromosome 18, Glycine_max_v4.0, whole genome shotgun sequence:
- the LOC100786128 gene encoding transcription termination factor MTERF15, mitochondrial isoform X2 encodes MPNLTTFTEIYGNYHKGDTFTVSYLINSCGVSPRKAKELSNRINLKTPDGPNAVIDLLNNYGFTKTHLAKLVEKHPLVLVADAENTLLPKLKFFRSIGLSNTDMRKILIANHTLNRSLKKFFIPRYEILRRVLGDDQEVVRAITNSRFGFTYGDTMNLVPNIEVLRQSGVPQASITFLMINSATVAYWKHSRFVEAVNTAKEIGLNPLRTNFIVAVEMLLIRSKAVWESRFEVYERWGWNREMALQVFRKFPCVMKLSEETFAKKMSFLVKDMGWLSEDIAEYPQVIAYNLEKRIIPRFSVIKILKSKGLIENKLHLSAIICITEKKFLENFVVSFQKDLPLLPDVYGGKVKPSNVM; translated from the exons ATGCCAAATCTGACAACGTTCACTGAAATCT ATGGAAACTACCACAAAGGTGACACTTTTACTGTGTCTTATCTCATCAACTCATGTGGGGTGTCCCCAAGAAAAGCCAAGGAACTCTCCAATAGGATCAATTTGAAAACCCCAGATGGCCCAAATGCTGTTATTGATCTTCTCAACAACTATGGCTTCACCAAAACCCATCTTGCAAAACTTGTGGAGAAACACCCTTTGGTGCTTGTTGCGGATGCAGAGAATACCCTTTTGCCTAAACTCAAGTTCTTCCGTTCTATTGGGCTTTCCAACACTGATATGCGTAAGATTTTAATTGCTAACCATACCTTGAACAGGAGCTTGAAAAAATTCTTCATCCCACGTTATGAGATCCTCAGACGTGTACTTGGTGATGATCAGGAAGTTGTTAGAGCTATAACAAATTCCCGATTTGGTTTTACATATGGTGACACAATGAACTTGGTTCCAAACATTGAGGTTTTGAGGCAGTCTGGTGTGCCGCAAGCTTCTATCACTTTCCTGATGATCAATTCTGCGACTGTAGCCTACTGGAAGCATTCCAGATTTGTGGAAGCTGTCAACACTGCTAAGGAAATTGGGCTTAATCCCTTGAGAACAAATTTTATTGTGGCCGTTGAAATGCTTCTAATTAGGAGCAAAGCCGTATGGGAATCAAGGTTTGAGGTTTATGAGAGGTGGGGTTGGAATCGCGAAATGGCTCTTCAAGTATTTCGAAAGTTTCCCTGTGTTATGAAGTTGTCAGAGGAGACGTTTGCcaaaaaaatgagtttcctaGTTAAAGATATGGGTTGGTTATCAGAAGATATTGCTGAATATCCTCAGGTGATAGCGTACAACTTGGAGAAGAGGATTATCCCTAGATTCTCGGTAATcaaaatcttgaaatcaaaaggTCTGATTGAGAACAAATTGCACTTAAGTGCCATTATTTGCATAACTGAGAAAAAATTTCTAGAGAATTTTGTGGTCAGTTTTCAGAAAGATTTGCCTCTCTTACCAGATGTCTATGGTGGAAAGGTCAAGCCTTCAAATGTAATGTAA
- the LOC100777030 gene encoding mTERF domain-containing protein: MVTNFLIVRLTASFTHHRSTPIQLGSLLQHKHNAFLLFFSSFTSGTSSDSELDGNQHKGDNFTVPYLINSCGVSPKLARKLSKKVNLKTPNGPNSVLDLLNNYGFDKTHLAKLVEKHPMVLVANAENTLLPKLKFFRSIGVSNTDMPKILLCNHVLLVSSLENYLIPRYEILRSVLRDDQEVVRALKNAPFGFTYGSFINSLVPNIKVLRQSGVPQASVSYLMIHSGAVVYSKHSRFVEAVNTAKEIGFNPLRISFINAIEMHLSRSKAVRESRFEVYEKWGWNGEMALQVFRKFPYVMKLPEETFTKKMSFLVKDMGWLSEDIAEYPQVLAYNLEKRIIPRFSVIKILKSKGLLEKNVHFSKIICVTEKLFLEKFVINYQKDLPFLPDFYNSLTNQQNVV, encoded by the coding sequence ATGGTTACTAATTTTCTCATTGTAAGGTTGACTGCATCTTTCACACACCACAGAAGCACCCCTATCCAATTGGGTTCTCTGCTGCAACACAAACACAAtgctttccttcttttcttcagTTCATTCACTTCAGGAACCTCTTCTGATTCTGAATTAGATGGAAACCAACACAAAGGTGACAACTTTACCGTGCCATACCTCATCAACTCATGTGGGGTGTCCCCAAAACTTGCTAGGAAACTCTCCAAAAAGGTCAATTTGAAAACCCCAAATGGCCCAAATTCTGTTCTGGATCTTCTCAACAACTACGGGTTTGACAAAACCCATCTTGCAAAGCTTGTAGAGAAACATCCCATGGTGCTTGTTGCTAACGCAGAGAACACCCTTTTGCCTAAACTCAAGTTTTTCCGTTCTATTGGGGTTTCCAACACTGACATGCCTAAGATCCTACTTTGTAACCATGTATTATTGGTGAGTAGCTTGGAAAATTACCTCATCCCACGTTACGAGATCCTAAGGAGTGTACTTCGTGACGATCAGGAAGTTGTTAGAGCTTTGAAAAACGCCCCATTTGGTTTTACGTATGGTAGCTTTATAAACAGCTTGGTTCCAAACATCAAGGTTTTGAGGCAATCTGGTGTGCCCCAAGCTTCCGTGTCTTACCTGATGATCCACTCTGGGGCTGTAGTCTACTCCAAACATTCAAGATTTGTGGAGGCTGTCAACACTGCTAAGGAAATTGGGTTTAATCCTTTGAGAATAAGTTTTATTAATGCTATTGAAATGCATCTAAGTAGGAGCAAAGCAGTGCGAGAATCAAGGTTTGAGGTTTATGAGAAGTGGGGTTGGAATGGCGAAATGGCTCTTCAAGTATTTCGAAAGTTTCCCTATGTTATGAAGTTGCCCGAGGAGacatttaccaaaaaaatgagtttcctaGTGAAAGATATGGGTTGGTTATCAGAAGATATTGCTGAATATCCTCAGGTGTTAGCGTACAACTTGGAGAAGAGGATTATCCCTAGATTCTCGGTaatcaaaatattgaaatcaaaAGGTCTGCTTGAGAAAAATGTGCATTTCAGTAAAATTATTTGCGTAACTGAGAAATTATTTTTGGAGAAATTTGTCATCAATTATCAGAAAGATTTGCCTTTCTTGCCAGATTTCTACAACAGTTTGACTAATCAACAGAATGTAGTATAG
- the LOC100786128 gene encoding transcription termination factor MTERF15, mitochondrial isoform X1: MVPNFLIARLTASLSSFTHHRSTQTQLGSLLQHKHNAFLFFFNSFSSGTSSDSESDGNYHKGDTFTVSYLINSCGVSPRKAKELSNRINLKTPDGPNAVIDLLNNYGFTKTHLAKLVEKHPLVLVADAENTLLPKLKFFRSIGLSNTDMRKILIANHTLNRSLKKFFIPRYEILRRVLGDDQEVVRAITNSRFGFTYGDTMNLVPNIEVLRQSGVPQASITFLMINSATVAYWKHSRFVEAVNTAKEIGLNPLRTNFIVAVEMLLIRSKAVWESRFEVYERWGWNREMALQVFRKFPCVMKLSEETFAKKMSFLVKDMGWLSEDIAEYPQVIAYNLEKRIIPRFSVIKILKSKGLIENKLHLSAIICITEKKFLENFVVSFQKDLPLLPDVYGGKVKPSNVM; the protein is encoded by the coding sequence ATGGTTCCTAATTTTCTCATTGCAAGGTTAACTGCATCATTATCATCGTTCACACACCACAGGAGTACCCAAACCCAATTGGGTTCTCTGCTTCAACACAAACACAatgctttcctttttttcttcaattcatTCTCTTCTGGCACCTCTTCTGATTCTGAATCAGATGGAAACTACCACAAAGGTGACACTTTTACTGTGTCTTATCTCATCAACTCATGTGGGGTGTCCCCAAGAAAAGCCAAGGAACTCTCCAATAGGATCAATTTGAAAACCCCAGATGGCCCAAATGCTGTTATTGATCTTCTCAACAACTATGGCTTCACCAAAACCCATCTTGCAAAACTTGTGGAGAAACACCCTTTGGTGCTTGTTGCGGATGCAGAGAATACCCTTTTGCCTAAACTCAAGTTCTTCCGTTCTATTGGGCTTTCCAACACTGATATGCGTAAGATTTTAATTGCTAACCATACCTTGAACAGGAGCTTGAAAAAATTCTTCATCCCACGTTATGAGATCCTCAGACGTGTACTTGGTGATGATCAGGAAGTTGTTAGAGCTATAACAAATTCCCGATTTGGTTTTACATATGGTGACACAATGAACTTGGTTCCAAACATTGAGGTTTTGAGGCAGTCTGGTGTGCCGCAAGCTTCTATCACTTTCCTGATGATCAATTCTGCGACTGTAGCCTACTGGAAGCATTCCAGATTTGTGGAAGCTGTCAACACTGCTAAGGAAATTGGGCTTAATCCCTTGAGAACAAATTTTATTGTGGCCGTTGAAATGCTTCTAATTAGGAGCAAAGCCGTATGGGAATCAAGGTTTGAGGTTTATGAGAGGTGGGGTTGGAATCGCGAAATGGCTCTTCAAGTATTTCGAAAGTTTCCCTGTGTTATGAAGTTGTCAGAGGAGACGTTTGCcaaaaaaatgagtttcctaGTTAAAGATATGGGTTGGTTATCAGAAGATATTGCTGAATATCCTCAGGTGATAGCGTACAACTTGGAGAAGAGGATTATCCCTAGATTCTCGGTAATcaaaatcttgaaatcaaaaggTCTGATTGAGAACAAATTGCACTTAAGTGCCATTATTTGCATAACTGAGAAAAAATTTCTAGAGAATTTTGTGGTCAGTTTTCAGAAAGATTTGCCTCTCTTACCAGATGTCTATGGTGGAAAGGTCAAGCCTTCAAATGTAATGTAA